The nucleotide window gtaattataaacagttttaagtgatataaattaagatatgataaaattgatttgttttgaagatagatgagtggaagtagtgtatcattatattctttggtttaggagtttggcaaacatatgttgtagtattgtatgtattgttagggttagatcttggaaaactaaaatgtttttttcaaaaattagttttcaccaatatgtgtttatttctgtgtatagtaaacacttttcaagtttgatttgattttatgaagtgtttaattagataaataagtttaggggttatgtttagggtgtggacgacttatatttcagtcgtctgttgaataatttacacggacgacgtatatttcagtcgtccacatcgtaccgaacctttaattttaccaatgtatgttttaacctaaccggatcatttaCCGGACATATAAAAGCTATTTTTTTCACTATTTCACAATTTTACGAAACCCTAGCGCCGTTTCCCTCCAACGGCGAGTTCGAAGGCGATAAGACGAAAACCCTACCGTGGTCGTGTTCCGCCGTTATCTTCGCCGGTAATCTCTCCGATTACGACGAATCTCGTTTCTCCTTCATGCCGTAGAGTATTTTCGTAGTTTAAACTGACCGTCCGCttctttttttcagatctgaaatctCGTTTGCCAAACTCCGCCGCCGGTATGTTATTTCTCATGTATTAAGGCGTTTAGCCGCCGGAAAAAccctaaatattttagtattgatTCTTCTTTTCCCTTCGATTTGCAGATCTGTAACGGCTTGGGGCCACATCTTCTCCGACCATATCTTCTCGGACAATATATTCTCCAACTGTAAGTCATTCGtcttttgtttaaaagattttgaGATTGTTGTAGTCTTTTGCTGAAAGATtacccagacgacttccaggaagtgagaagactactcagacgacttccaggaagtgagaagactacttggacgacttcctggaagtcgtccaagtagtcttctcacttcctggaagtcgtctgagtagtcttctcacttcctggaagtcgtctggaagtcttcTATAGCATTTAGCATAGTGCGCAACCTATGTGTTTGAGATGGTTGTTTGAGATGGTTGTTTGTGATTATTTGCAGGCCTTTAAATGGATTTACCAGAATTCCCGCCGAGGATGTTTACATTAGGAGAAGAGCCTGATGCAATCAGGAGCATTTCGTATCATTCTGATGACACGAAGTTGTTTAAAGCTCTATGTGATTGTCTCACAGCTGACGAATATGAGGATCTGAAGGCGTCGAAGTTAGGAGTGTTCATCAAATTCAAGGAGCTTGACTTTGGTTGGACTTCAAGGCTGGTACATTTTATGCTCTCTTTCCAGCTAGACATCAAGAAGAAGTTTGAGCTCTGGAGTCTTGTCGTTTCACAACCTGTGAGGTTTTCACTGATAGAGTTTGAATACCTCACTGGGCTGAACTGCGATTACATCAAGGACCTGGAAAATCCAAGGTGTGAGGTTACGACGGAGATGGCTGCTTTCTGGGAGAAGATGCGTGTTGATATCGATACTGGGCCAAGTATTGATCAGATAACAGAAGCATTTTACAACTGCGACGAGTGGTCTCGGGATGATCGCATGCGGCTGGGATACCTTGCCATCTACGCAGGGTACATCGAAGGGAAAAAGTTCTCATCCGCTACATCAGCTAGTCTTGCAAGGCTAGTGATGGATTTAGAAAAATTTGAGAATTATCCATGGGGGAGAGTGGCGTTTAAGGTGCTGATGGATTCTCTGAAGGCAAAAGACTTGACGCAAACTGGTTACACTGTTGATGGGTTCATACAAGTGCTCCAAGTGTGGGCGTACTATGCTCTGCCAGAATTGGGTGCTAATTATGGGTCTCCCGTACCAAACAGACCGTCTCCACTGTTGCTGGCTTACAAGGGTGGCAAAAGACAACGCAAATTTTTTAAGGCTGCTATCAATAAACAGGTACTTAACTTCACTCCTAAGacttctcagacgacttaaagttaagtcgtgtGGAAGTCATCCAACAAAAGAccactcagacgacttacttataagtcgtctgagtggtctttttgttggaagactttcagacgacttaactttaagtcgtctgtgatcaaaatacttctcagacgacttaactttaagtcgtctgtgaacaaaatacttctcagacgacttaactaagtttatatcttttatttattgcaGACTATCGTGAAGAACTTCGTTCAGAAGGATTTTGATGAAATGTTTCCAAAATGGGACGGAGACGTAGATGACCCTGCCGCGGATAACATAATTAAAGTCATGTTTAATGATCCTGGATGGGAGTGGACCATGGAATGCTGGCCAGTCACCGGTACTCGCAAGGTTGTGAAGATGGAAGTGATTCCAGTGAAGAATGAAGTGAGTCCCGTGAAGTCAGAGAGTGTTGTGAAGGAAGAAAGTAgcagacctcggaagaaagctcGTAAAGGGTCTTCTGTTTCTGCTGAGAAACCTGCGGCGGGTAGTGAAGGTCAGCAGATTGAAAAGACCTTGAAGGACATATCTGATGCCATTAATCTTGGCTTTGGGACGTGTCTTAAGGAGCTCAAGTTACTGGCGGATAGGATTGAAGCTGTGGAGAAGAAGGTGGGAATCACCAACAGAGGGGGTTCATCTGATGATCGTCAACTTACAACCACTTCAAATCCACCAAAACCTGTTGACGAACCCGGGGTTAGTACCAAAACCTCTCCCAAAATTGCAGAGAAGAGAGTCACTAGGCAATGTGTTAGGAAGAGTCAGGACTGATGTGATTTGTTTCTTGTGTGCTTTGATGAACATGTGTGCTTTGTTTCTAGTGTGCTTTGATGAACCACTGTATGCCTTGATTCTGAACATGTGTGCTTTGTTTCTAGTGTGAATTTGATCTTTGCTGTAAGGGCTTTTgttaatagtttttaaacacaCTGTGAACTCGAAATTGCAGAGTGAAAGTGTGAATGGGGCGAAAGCAGGACAGAAGGAAGCCAAAGAACCGAGTCTTACTACAGAACCGAGTTCCTCGAGAGAGCTCTGTCTTGTGAGTCCTGCAGACGACTTACCGAGTGAAGATCCTAGCCTTCTTATATTGGACAAACAAGTTTCGACCGCTTCAGATTTACTCGTTGAAGAAGCTAGAAGGCAGACAAAGAAGGAGACTGCTTTGGTGAATCTCCGTAAAAAAAGTGTGCGAGAAAGGAAGCTTGCTCCCACACAGCAAACTCCTTTTAAGGGAAACAGCACTGCCAAACAGATCATTCCAAACAAACAGGTTGGCGGAGGCTATGATCCTTTTGCACCCATTGACAAGATGAAGTCGAAGGAGCTCACTGCATGGGTGCAAAAAGATCCGTAAGTTGCTGTTAAAAATATGCTTActtatatttgattaaaaaaagcttccatttgat belongs to Brassica rapa cultivar Chiifu-401-42 chromosome A07, CAAS_Brap_v3.01, whole genome shotgun sequence and includes:
- the LOC117126699 gene encoding uncharacterized protein LOC117126699, coding for MDLPEFPPRMFTLGEEPDAIRSISYHSDDTKLFKALCDCLTADEYEDLKASKLGVFIKFKELDFGWTSRLVHFMLSFQLDIKKKFELWSLVVSQPVRFSLIEFEYLTGLNCDYIKDLENPRCEVTTEMAAFWEKMRVDIDTGPSIDQITEAFYNCDEWSRDDRMRLGYLAIYAGYIEGKKFSSATSASLARLVMDLEKFENYPWGRVAFKVLMDSLKAKDLTQTGYTVDGFIQVLQVWAYYALPELGANYGSPVPNRPSPLLLAYKGGKRQRKFFKAAINKQTIVKNFVQKDFDEMFPKWDGDVDDPAADNIIKVMFNDPGWEWTMECWPVTGTRKVVKMEVIPVKNEVSPVKSESVVKEESSRPRKKARKGSSVSAEKPAAGSEGQQIEKTLKDISDAINLGFGTCLKELKLLADRIEAVEKKVGITNRGGSSDDRQLTTTSNPPKPVDEPGSESVNGAKAGQKEAKEPSLTTEPSSSRELCLVSPADDLPSEDPSLLILDKQVSTASDLLVEEARRQTKKETALVNLRKKSVRERKLAPTQQTPFKGNSTAKQIIPNKQVGGGYDPFAPIDKMKSKELTAWVQKDPSYKLPLKKKPRRCRSRFYQVLRTPLEWLTDHQMDAFINILRQRYQNHPEHFRSDRMCFLDHVFSRQWRASYPDFKSDAPDANGLGRRLPGGAWNYHAGLIPSFCQSKKVWGVDVDDIYAPVNFKNQHWIAIWISIPKRHIVVWDSIVSHISPAELDEVMEPFVTMVPYLLVECALSDEQKVQYTLEPYTYARQTVGVPQCRAGDCGPFTLKYIECHALGIEFPTAFDKKHGKTIREKMALDIFRELPKCHEWENQDNDENLATYD